In the genome of Megalops cyprinoides isolate fMegCyp1 chromosome 7, fMegCyp1.pri, whole genome shotgun sequence, one region contains:
- the zgc:56699 gene encoding gametocyte-specific factor 1: MPCLSAFLGGEDDADPERLLQCPYDKNHQIRACRFPYHLIKCAKNNPKLASELKTCPFNARHLMPKHELSHHIANCVDKRSVNTEDLSSTEAQRKWHVPVSTWENRDCDEDWDEELEREPQQPFIWGVSTSVLHQESAKPEPRTTNSLPPGLRAPTTLPWKNCEY, translated from the exons ATGCCTTGCCTGTCTGCCTTTTTAGGTGGAGAAGATGATGCTGACCCAGAGAGGCTGCTTCAGTGCCCATATGACAAGAATCATCAGATCCGTGCATGCCGTTTTCCCTATCACCTCATCAAATGTGCAAAG AACAACCCGAAGCTTGCCAGCGAGCTCAAGACCTGCCCCTTCAACGCTCGGCACCTGATGCCCAAGCACGAGCTGTCGCACCACATCGCCAATTGCGTGGACAAGCGATCTGTCAACACAGAAGACT TGAGCAGCACGGAGGCGCAGAGGAAGTGGCACGTTCCTGTCAGCACGTGGGAGAACCGCGATTGTGACGAGGACTGGGATGAAG AGCTTGAAAGAGAACCTCAACAGCCATTCATCTGGGGGGTGTCCACTTCTGTCTTGCACCAGGAGAG TGCCAAGCCCGAGCCCAGGACGACAAACAGCCTACCCCCCGGGCTTCGTGCTCCAACGACTCTGCCATGGAAAAACTGTGAGTACTGA